The proteins below come from a single Stegostoma tigrinum isolate sSteTig4 unplaced genomic scaffold, sSteTig4.hap1 scaffold_603, whole genome shotgun sequence genomic window:
- the LOC132208995 gene encoding protein Red-like, which yields ESAGERARERERGRESAGERDRERTRERERARESTRERA from the exons gagagcgcgggagagagagcgcgggagagagagcgcgggagagagagcgcgggagagagagac agagagcgcacgcgcgagagagagagagcacgagagagcacaagagagagagcg